Proteins from one Pseudochaenichthys georgianus unplaced genomic scaffold, fPseGeo1.2 scaffold_2008_arrow_ctg1, whole genome shotgun sequence genomic window:
- the sdhaf3 gene encoding succinate dehydrogenase assembly factor 3, mitochondrial, giving the protein MAGPAHVSRVRFLYKRLLVLHRFLPIDLRALGDQYVKDEFRRHKSASPDNVRSFMAEWESYRETLQTQVLQAAGGQLGCVKFGTPLQEDKLGNFQSDQIGQLYELMLESTKSSRQFDIQEDGK; this is encoded by the exons ATGGCGGGTCCCGCCCACGTGTCCAGGGTCCGGTTCTTGTACAAGAGGCTGCTGGTTCTGCACCGGTTCCTGCCTATAGATCTGCGGGCTCTGGGGGACCAGTACGTGAAGGACGAGTTCAGGAGACACAAATCTGCATCCCCGGACAACGTGAGGAGCTTCATGGCAGAGTGGGAG AGCTACCGGGAGACGCTGCAGACTCAGGTCCTGCAGGCGGCGGGGGGGCAGCTCGGCTGCGTGAAGTTCGGGACCCCCCTCCAGGAGGACAAGCTGGGAAACTTCCAGAGCGACCAGATCGGACAGCTGTACGAGCTCATGCTGGAGTCCACCAAGTCCTCCAGGCAGTTCGACATCCAGGAGGACGGGAAGTGA